From Candidatus Zixiibacteriota bacterium, a single genomic window includes:
- a CDS encoding oligosaccharide flippase family protein, with protein MNFFASTVTTLASKVLTILFGTLTGVLTARALGPSGRGTLSVILSTVLIGVIFGEFGLIEANAYMAAGDRRKSAKLTVNSLWSSMGFGTLTGCVIVALYLISPDIFEAIPLSLMIVGLISVPFVMLGLMLQRIYLGQNRIVQFNAYDLISKLLVLILTFVGLYLLHVTLSTYLMIYAAIFCFSGVIFFLGQRVSLSTIMRPDLGVLKESLRYGFRAYIAVSLPFVLSRLGLYFVNAQLGATEAGQYSVAMQANDLFLIVPGVIGTLLFSRVAADQKTHTLTLKSFRFMLMVMLPIFILGQIFTRELVLLLFGADFLPAVLLMRILFIGGFATGLGVIFLNDLAGRGYPLFIVLMWLPLCAINVILNLVLMNLWGTAGAAASLAVTYVLGFIAAVLYFRYYVKVRGWSGFLPRPGDFTDLIQSCKTAVAGLTGRGETRQ; from the coding sequence ATGAACTTCTTCGCAAGCACAGTCACTACCCTCGCATCAAAAGTACTCACAATATTATTCGGCACACTCACCGGAGTGCTTACGGCGCGAGCGCTCGGACCATCGGGGCGCGGTACTCTGTCTGTTATCCTCTCGACAGTTTTGATCGGCGTCATATTCGGTGAGTTTGGCTTGATCGAGGCCAACGCATACATGGCGGCGGGAGACCGACGCAAATCGGCCAAGTTGACTGTCAACAGCCTCTGGAGCTCTATGGGATTTGGAACATTGACCGGCTGCGTGATCGTAGCGCTCTATTTGATTTCGCCGGACATTTTCGAAGCAATTCCATTGAGTCTTATGATTGTCGGACTGATATCTGTTCCGTTCGTGATGCTGGGATTGATGCTGCAGCGCATATATCTGGGGCAGAATCGAATTGTGCAGTTCAACGCCTATGATCTCATTAGTAAGCTGCTGGTATTGATACTGACTTTTGTCGGACTCTATCTTCTGCATGTGACACTTTCAACCTATCTAATGATTTACGCGGCCATATTTTGTTTTTCGGGAGTGATATTCTTTCTGGGGCAGAGAGTGAGCCTCTCAACGATTATGAGACCCGATCTCGGTGTGCTCAAAGAATCGCTTCGATATGGATTCCGTGCGTACATAGCGGTGTCACTGCCGTTTGTTCTCTCTCGACTTGGACTTTACTTCGTGAACGCACAACTCGGAGCGACCGAAGCGGGGCAATACTCCGTTGCGATGCAGGCCAATGATTTGTTTCTGATCGTACCTGGCGTCATCGGCACTCTGCTTTTCTCCAGAGTGGCAGCCGACCAGAAGACTCATACACTGACTCTTAAGAGCTTCAGATTCATGCTGATGGTTATGCTGCCCATTTTCATACTGGGGCAAATCTTCACACGAGAGCTGGTGCTGTTGCTTTTTGGTGCTGACTTTTTGCCCGCAGTGCTTCTTATGCGAATCCTGTTCATCGGCGGATTCGCAACTGGTCTCGGGGTCATATTCTTGAATGATCTGGCAGGCAGAGGTTATCCTCTGTTCATAGTCCTGATGTGGCTTCCATTGTGCGCGATAAACGTAATCCTGAACCTGGTACTGATGAATCTGTGGGGCACCGCCGGCGCAGCAGCATCGCTGGCGGTTACGTATGTATTGGGATTCATAGCTGCGGTGCTCTATTTCAGATATTACGTCAAGGTCAGAGGTTGGAGCGGTTTCCTGCCGAGGCCGGGTGATTTCACTGACCTGATTCAATCCTGTAAGACCGCTGTGGCTGGCCTGACCGGCAGAGGTGAGACTAGACAGTGA
- a CDS encoding site-specific DNA-methyltransferase: MVIQRNLLPVNKIICGNCEEVLKGFPEDSVDLIVTSPPYADSRNSTYGGIHPDEYVDWFLPKAVEFHRVLKPTGTFILNIKEKAVRGERHTYVLQLILRLREEGWLWTEEFVWYKKNCYPGKWPNRFRDAWERCLQFNKQKKFAMYQDEVMVPMGEWAKSRLKNLSETDKIRDESRVGSGFGKNISNWLRRDKAYPSNVLHLATECSNKNHSAAFPLSLPEWFIKLFTKRGDLVLDPFNGSGTSAIAARKLGRKYIGVDSNLEYCLMAERLLKSEDRQVVIWNN; the protein is encoded by the coding sequence ATGGTGATCCAAAGAAATCTGTTGCCGGTTAATAAGATAATCTGCGGGAATTGCGAAGAAGTCTTGAAGGGATTCCCTGAGGACTCGGTGGATCTTATCGTTACATCTCCACCGTACGCCGATAGCAGGAACAGTACATATGGCGGCATACATCCTGATGAGTATGTGGACTGGTTTTTGCCCAAGGCAGTTGAATTCCATCGTGTTCTAAAACCTACGGGAACATTCATATTGAACATCAAGGAGAAGGCCGTCCGTGGAGAGCGCCACACTTATGTATTACAGTTGATACTCCGGCTCCGCGAAGAGGGTTGGCTTTGGACGGAGGAATTCGTGTGGTACAAGAAGAACTGCTATCCAGGCAAATGGCCGAACAGATTTAGGGATGCATGGGAACGATGCCTTCAATTCAATAAGCAGAAGAAATTCGCCATGTATCAAGATGAGGTTATGGTGCCGATGGGAGAATGGGCCAAATCGCGGCTCAAGAACCTCAGCGAAACCGACAAAATCCGGGATGAGTCAAGGGTCGGTAGCGGTTTTGGCAAGAATATTTCCAATTGGCTCCGGAGAGATAAGGCTTATCCATCAAATGTCTTGCATTTGGCCACCGAATGTTCTAACAAGAATCACAGCGCGGCATTTCCCTTGTCGCTGCCAGAGTGGTTCATTAAGCTCTTCACCAAGAGAGGCGACCTCGTGCTTGATCCCTTTAATGGATCGGGGACTTCTGCCATTGCCGCCAGGAAGCTGGGGCGGAAGTATATCGGCGTGGATTCGAACCTCGAGTACTGCTTAATGGCCGAGAGGCTTCTGAAGAGCGAAGACAGGCAGGTAGTCATATGGAACAACTGA
- a CDS encoding cytosolic protein, which produces MEQLSLKDVEKFVSTEIVTFHKNKLEILKRKKLQKLLRDKNPYLFKAKNILIASDLVTNIMDAYLYASEEKLFGDFLEELAIFVAGKTYGGRKSSATGIDLEFEKCGRHYLVSVKSGPNWGNSSQQKKQQTDFQKAVGVLKQSRSEAMVEPVLGICYGKSKTKHLRGYTKVMGQLFWNLLGGNPNLYTDIIEPLGHDAKKHNEEFLKQKAVIINTFTAEFLKEFCGSGQICWDKLVKFNSGNMTDDAS; this is translated from the coding sequence ATGGAACAACTGAGTTTGAAGGATGTAGAGAAATTTGTTAGCACGGAAATCGTCACCTTTCACAAGAACAAACTTGAGATTTTGAAGCGGAAAAAACTTCAGAAGCTTCTAAGAGATAAGAATCCGTATCTCTTCAAGGCCAAGAACATTCTCATCGCCTCGGACTTGGTTACCAACATAATGGATGCTTACCTGTATGCTTCTGAGGAGAAACTCTTCGGTGATTTTCTGGAGGAACTGGCGATTTTTGTTGCCGGAAAGACATACGGGGGAAGAAAGTCATCGGCAACTGGCATTGACCTAGAGTTTGAGAAGTGTGGTAGACATTATCTGGTTTCAGTGAAATCTGGACCCAATTGGGGAAACAGCTCTCAACAGAAGAAGCAACAGACTGACTTTCAGAAGGCAGTCGGAGTACTCAAGCAGTCCCGATCTGAAGCTATGGTCGAACCAGTTCTGGGAATCTGCTATGGCAAGTCTAAGACGAAGCATCTAAGAGGTTACACAAAGGTCATGGGACAGCTCTTCTGGAATCTTCTTGGCGGCAATCCAAATCTGTATACTGACATAATTGAACCGTTAGGTCATGATGCGAAGAAGCACAATGAAGAATTCTTGAAACAAAAGGCAGTCATAATCAACACATTTACAGCGGAATTCCTGAAGGAATTCTGCGGCAGTGGCCAAATATGCTGGGATAAGCTTGTCAAATTCAATAGTGGAAACATGACGGACGATGCTTCCTAA
- the tgt gene encoding tRNA guanosine(34) transglycosylase Tgt, protein MVIHFNIIHYDPSSRARTGEVTTAHGTFPTPAFMPVGTAGAVKAVSADDLEALGFDIILGNTYHLYLRPGTDVIEHASGLHRFNSWKKSILTDSGGFQVFSLGELSKINDEGVTFKSHLDGSSHLFTPEKVVDIQRILRSDIMMPLDQCVKFPTEHDDAAKAVDLTLDWLKRSVDAWRPLSDKQALFGIVQGSTYKDLRTIAAETTVELELPGYAVGGLSVGEPNDLMLELADHTVQYLPEDRPRYLMGLGTPVELLEAIALGYDMFDCVLPTRNARNATLLTTNGRMIIKAARYKRDFRPIDEDCGCLTCRQYHRAYLRHLFNINEPSALRLSTIHNLYFTSRLMQDSRKAIADGRFGVFLEQFKGRYVNNDR, encoded by the coding sequence ATGGTAATACATTTCAACATAATACATTATGATCCTTCTTCCCGTGCGCGCACGGGTGAAGTGACGACTGCGCATGGGACATTCCCGACGCCGGCGTTTATGCCGGTCGGGACTGCGGGTGCGGTCAAGGCTGTATCCGCCGATGATCTCGAAGCGCTCGGTTTTGATATCATCCTCGGTAACACATATCATCTCTATCTGCGTCCCGGCACCGATGTTATCGAACATGCAAGTGGATTGCACAGATTCAATTCATGGAAGAAATCGATCCTGACCGATTCGGGTGGATTCCAGGTGTTTAGCCTCGGTGAGTTGAGCAAAATCAATGACGAGGGTGTGACGTTCAAATCGCATCTCGATGGGTCATCGCATCTCTTCACGCCGGAAAAAGTCGTCGATATTCAGCGGATACTGCGGTCAGATATCATGATGCCGCTCGATCAATGCGTAAAGTTCCCGACGGAGCACGATGATGCGGCCAAGGCGGTCGATCTGACGCTCGACTGGCTGAAGCGATCTGTTGATGCATGGAGGCCGCTATCAGATAAGCAGGCGCTGTTCGGAATAGTGCAGGGATCAACGTACAAAGACCTTCGAACCATAGCGGCCGAGACCACAGTCGAACTCGAATTGCCCGGTTATGCAGTCGGTGGGCTGTCTGTCGGGGAGCCGAATGATCTGATGCTGGAGCTTGCCGATCACACTGTGCAGTATCTCCCGGAAGATCGACCGCGATATCTGATGGGGCTCGGTACTCCGGTCGAGCTTCTGGAAGCAATCGCCCTCGGCTATGATATGTTCGACTGCGTGCTTCCGACCCGCAACGCGCGCAATGCGACCCTCTTGACCACCAATGGTCGAATGATAATCAAGGCAGCTCGTTATAAGAGAGATTTTCGTCCAATCGATGAAGATTGCGGCTGCCTGACCTGTCGGCAATATCACCGGGCGTATTTGCGCCATCTCTTCAATATCAATGAGCCATCAGCTCTTAGATTATCCACGATACACAATCTCTACTTCACATCGCGCCTGATGCAGGATTCTCGCAAAGCCATTGCTGACGGTCGTTTCGGGGTGTTTCTGGAACAATTCAAAGGCCGCTATGTTAATAACGACAGGTAA
- the yajC gene encoding preprotein translocase subunit YajC translates to MQMLIFFVPIILIMYFFMIRPQKKRQKEHQDLLAALKTGDKVVTNSGMIGTVVGIHDDKNKVVLKVADQVKIEFVKSSIAGLVEN, encoded by the coding sequence ATGCAGATGCTGATATTTTTCGTGCCGATCATTTTGATCATGTACTTCTTCATGATTCGCCCTCAGAAGAAGCGGCAGAAAGAGCATCAGGATCTGTTGGCAGCGCTGAAAACGGGTGACAAGGTAGTCACCAATAGTGGTATGATCGGCACAGTTGTCGGTATTCACGACGATAAGAATAAAGTCGTGCTCAAAGTGGCCGATCAAGTTAAAATAGAGTTTGTAAAAAGTTCAATAGCTGGACTTGTAGAAAACTGA
- the def gene encoding peptide deformylase has translation MAGNLVRKYGDPVLREPCEPVVVFDEELKRFAEKIFSIMKSANGIGLAAPQVGDTRRMFVIDLSSQTFDAEPMAFVNPEIESTDGTETAEEGCLSFPGLFLQVVRAEKITVKFQDLEGKTHRIEATGLAARAIQHENDHLNGVLFIDHIPSVDREILAGKLKKIKVG, from the coding sequence ATGGCTGGAAATCTTGTTCGAAAGTATGGTGATCCGGTTCTGAGAGAACCGTGTGAACCGGTAGTGGTATTCGATGAGGAGCTGAAAAGATTTGCGGAGAAGATATTCTCCATTATGAAATCCGCCAATGGCATCGGATTGGCGGCTCCCCAAGTGGGAGATACTCGGCGTATGTTCGTAATTGATTTGTCCTCGCAGACTTTTGACGCTGAGCCGATGGCTTTTGTAAACCCCGAAATAGAGAGCACCGATGGCACAGAGACCGCCGAAGAGGGATGTCTATCATTCCCCGGCCTCTTCTTACAGGTGGTTCGCGCCGAGAAGATTACGGTGAAATTCCAGGATCTGGAAGGGAAGACTCATCGTATCGAAGCGACCGGTCTCGCAGCCCGTGCGATCCAACATGAGAATGATCATCTAAACGGGGTTTTGTTCATCGACCACATACCTTCAGTAGATCGAGAGATCCTGGCCGGCAAGCTCAAGAAGATCAAAGTCGGCTGA
- the fmt gene encoding methionyl-tRNA formyltransferase, which yields MRLIFFGNPKFALPSLQRLASSPHEIMCVVTSPNRAAGRGRKLHVPEVKIAAEQYGLPVLQVEDLTDSSFLEKLAQLAAALFVVVAFRILPPELLAIPALGAINLHASLLPKYRGAAPINHAIMAGETETGVTTFQIKQKVDTGGILVQRKERILPDDTYDSLYDRLSLLGADVLLETVNGLEKGILEPAEQNPALASKAPKIKPEQGEIDWSQSAESINNRIRGFCSKPGAYTFRNGSKLKILRSEVLHAAKNSPEDGSLVMESGVDGLVVATGDGWLRLHEVQPAGKKRMKAEDYLRGYPPVSGEALG from the coding sequence ATGCGTCTGATTTTTTTTGGTAACCCCAAATTTGCTCTGCCCAGCCTCCAGCGATTGGCGTCGTCCCCGCACGAGATAATGTGCGTAGTGACCTCGCCTAACCGCGCTGCGGGACGTGGCAGGAAGCTTCATGTGCCGGAAGTCAAGATTGCGGCCGAACAGTATGGGCTGCCTGTTTTACAGGTAGAAGACTTGACAGATTCCTCCTTTCTGGAGAAACTTGCCCAGTTAGCTGCTGCTCTGTTCGTAGTCGTCGCATTTCGGATCCTTCCGCCGGAATTGTTGGCAATACCGGCGCTCGGTGCGATCAACCTGCACGCTTCACTGCTGCCCAAGTACAGAGGCGCCGCCCCAATCAATCATGCGATAATGGCGGGGGAAACAGAGACCGGTGTCACGACCTTCCAGATAAAACAAAAGGTTGATACAGGAGGGATTCTCGTACAGCGAAAAGAGAGAATTCTCCCCGATGACACTTACGACAGTCTGTATGACAGACTGAGTCTTCTGGGGGCTGATGTTTTGCTCGAAACAGTCAATGGCCTTGAAAAAGGCATTCTTGAACCGGCGGAGCAGAATCCTGCTCTTGCGTCAAAAGCGCCGAAAATCAAACCGGAACAGGGAGAGATCGACTGGTCGCAGTCCGCTGAGTCCATCAACAACCGTATCAGAGGATTCTGCTCCAAACCGGGAGCTTATACCTTTCGAAACGGAAGCAAGCTGAAGATATTGCGAAGTGAAGTCTTGCATGCCGCGAAGAATTCTCCGGAGGACGGAAGCTTGGTTATGGAAAGCGGTGTGGACGGTCTCGTGGTCGCGACTGGCGATGGCTGGTTGAGACTCCACGAAGTCCAGCCGGCGGGCAAGAAGCGAATGAAGGCTGAAGATTACCTCAGGGGTTATCCACCAGTATCCGGCGAAGCGCTCGGATAA
- a CDS encoding Rne/Rng family ribonuclease, whose translation MKQEIVINCAQHETRIAILENDKLVELLVERPGDQRNVGAIHKGRVTAVLPGMQAAFLDLGLDRTSFLHISDVGTDSSARRYDFDYDDDENETESDIIRKTSRQNPIEKLIHQDQEILVQVIKEPLGDKGARVSTAISLPGRFLVLVPNEKHIRVSKRISNWAERKRLRRMLFDLRPEGFGFIVRTEGEGKTERDFRRDIKRLVKIWDRIRKSADRKSAPALLHRDAGITTSIVRDFFTEDTERVIVDSRDIYKEVIAFVKMVAPGLRDKVELYKGDVPIFDLYGIEDEIDRTLNRKVWIRKGSFIVIDQTEALWAIDVNTGRFVGRKAQEQTILLTNLEAAREIARQIRLRDLGGLIIIDFIDMYSRENRRRLFEEFKSHFRNDRAKNAISPVSDYGLIEMTRERTRPSLIQTFSEPCPTCNGFGRVLSKDTIATKIDRWFQRARAGTRTRKFQLIVHPEVAKHLRARESNSLKRILMQLRFKIEIIEDDSLRPENYKVISLDDNVEVTDLYKTKAEVK comes from the coding sequence TTGAAGCAAGAGATTGTAATTAACTGTGCACAGCACGAAACCCGGATAGCTATTCTGGAGAACGACAAGCTTGTCGAACTCCTGGTTGAGCGACCGGGGGATCAACGAAATGTAGGGGCTATCCACAAGGGGAGGGTGACGGCAGTTCTGCCGGGCATGCAGGCGGCATTTCTTGATTTGGGACTCGATCGCACGTCGTTCCTGCATATCTCCGATGTCGGCACCGACTCGTCGGCACGCAGGTATGATTTTGATTATGATGATGACGAGAATGAGACCGAAAGCGACATAATCCGCAAGACGAGCCGTCAGAATCCCATCGAGAAGCTAATCCATCAGGATCAGGAGATTCTGGTTCAAGTAATCAAGGAGCCACTGGGCGACAAGGGGGCGCGCGTCAGCACGGCCATAAGTCTGCCCGGGAGATTCCTGGTGCTCGTTCCGAACGAGAAGCACATCCGTGTGTCGAAGAGAATATCGAACTGGGCGGAGCGCAAGAGGCTGCGCCGGATGCTTTTCGATCTTCGCCCCGAAGGTTTCGGATTCATTGTCCGCACGGAGGGTGAAGGCAAGACTGAGAGAGACTTCAGAAGAGATATAAAGCGGCTTGTCAAGATCTGGGACCGTATCAGGAAGTCCGCCGACCGCAAGAGCGCGCCCGCGCTCCTGCACCGCGATGCCGGTATAACAACCAGTATAGTGCGGGATTTCTTCACAGAGGACACGGAACGCGTAATAGTCGACTCACGTGATATTTACAAAGAAGTGATCGCATTCGTGAAAATGGTAGCTCCCGGTCTCAGGGACAAAGTCGAGCTGTACAAAGGTGATGTCCCCATATTCGATCTCTATGGTATCGAAGATGAGATCGATCGAACGCTCAATCGCAAGGTATGGATTAGAAAGGGCTCATTCATCGTCATTGATCAGACTGAGGCGCTCTGGGCTATCGACGTCAACACCGGCCGATTTGTAGGCCGAAAGGCCCAGGAACAGACGATTCTACTGACGAACCTTGAGGCAGCAAGAGAGATAGCTCGCCAGATCAGGTTGAGGGATCTTGGCGGACTGATCATAATCGACTTCATCGATATGTATAGTCGCGAAAACCGTCGCAGGCTCTTCGAGGAGTTCAAGTCGCACTTCAGGAATGACCGCGCGAAGAATGCAATCAGTCCGGTGTCGGACTACGGTCTCATCGAAATGACTCGCGAAAGAACGCGCCCGTCCCTGATTCAGACTTTTTCCGAGCCCTGTCCGACCTGCAACGGCTTCGGACGAGTATTGTCCAAGGACACAATTGCAACGAAGATTGATCGCTGGTTCCAGCGCGCGCGAGCAGGCACGCGGACTCGCAAATTCCAGTTGATAGTTCATCCTGAGGTCGCAAAGCATCTTCGCGCTCGCGAATCGAACAGTCTCAAGAGGATTTTAATGCAACTCAGATTCAAGATTGAGATTATTGAAGATGATTCTCTTAGACCGGAGAACTACAAAGTGATTTCTCTCGATGATAATGTAGAGGTCACTGATCTGTATAAGACGAAGGCTGAAGTTAAATGA
- a CDS encoding peptidylprolyl isomerase has translation MLQNFRKFSKAFLYIVIAAFVGTIIFAWGADITRSKGEKGIIGEINGEDIDYKAYGQIVDNYYQQASQSSQREISQSEMIDIRNRAWSDMVTDLIYQQKFNELKLNITNVELAEHLKRFPPQFLQRHPEFQSEAGGFDYQKYLSTMQDPRYVQFWIEVENVARNDIMSVKLQELAVTAARVTGEDLKEEFIDTKELMKFEYALVMKDNMRDPEIVNDTAEVLEYYKNHLDRYFKPAEAKLRYVEFKKDPTASDSLGIKQQIESIAQEIRDSVDFAELAMNLSEDGSAQQGGDLGWFGTGKMVKEFEDAAFALADSGDVSEPVETQFGWHLIMKTGEREQDGNKEIRASHILIKFKPSGQTVSDMQNLAQSFIEEANSSGFEQTANDLGYEVLNTGPFPKGNNAGAMGQVPKANEFAFSNDAGAISHAIEDATGIVVAQVETYRPEGVRGIDESFGRASSDLTQKKLMARAFAKASGIYDLVMEGTSLEEASEQLVAEYDVTEMISRKGTIRKLGRDPNFLGAAFKLSSDNPISGPIMTGKGAAVVKFLDRQAANLQDFASEQDTIKQRMIGTIRQQDYQQWFGKLQDASNVKDYRDQLYGSY, from the coding sequence ATGTTGCAGAATTTTCGGAAATTTAGTAAAGCTTTTCTATACATAGTCATCGCCGCCTTCGTCGGGACGATCATCTTCGCCTGGGGAGCCGATATCACCAGGTCCAAAGGTGAGAAGGGTATAATCGGAGAGATCAATGGTGAAGATATTGATTATAAGGCTTACGGGCAAATAGTCGACAACTACTATCAGCAGGCATCACAGTCATCCCAACGCGAGATCAGTCAATCCGAAATGATTGATATCAGAAACAGAGCGTGGAGCGATATGGTGACCGATCTCATATACCAACAGAAGTTCAATGAGTTGAAACTGAATATCACCAACGTCGAGTTAGCCGAACATCTCAAGCGGTTCCCGCCACAATTCCTGCAACGGCATCCTGAGTTCCAGAGTGAAGCGGGAGGCTTTGATTATCAGAAATATCTATCGACCATGCAGGATCCTCGATATGTGCAGTTCTGGATTGAGGTCGAGAATGTCGCGCGAAATGACATAATGAGCGTGAAGTTACAGGAATTGGCCGTGACTGCTGCGCGCGTGACCGGCGAGGACCTGAAAGAGGAATTCATCGATACAAAAGAACTGATGAAATTCGAATATGCCCTTGTCATGAAAGACAACATGCGCGATCCGGAAATCGTCAACGACACTGCGGAAGTCCTCGAGTATTACAAAAACCACTTAGACCGCTATTTCAAGCCTGCTGAGGCCAAGCTCAGATATGTAGAGTTCAAGAAAGATCCGACTGCAAGTGACAGTCTCGGCATCAAGCAACAGATCGAGAGCATTGCACAGGAGATCAGGGACAGTGTCGATTTTGCAGAGTTGGCTATGAATCTCTCGGAGGATGGTTCGGCTCAGCAAGGTGGGGATCTCGGTTGGTTCGGTACAGGGAAGATGGTCAAAGAATTCGAAGATGCGGCATTCGCACTCGCGGATTCGGGTGATGTCTCGGAACCAGTTGAGACTCAGTTCGGATGGCATCTGATAATGAAGACCGGTGAGCGCGAGCAGGATGGAAACAAGGAAATCAGGGCTAGCCACATCTTGATAAAGTTCAAGCCATCGGGACAGACTGTGTCTGATATGCAGAACCTCGCACAGAGTTTCATCGAAGAAGCCAACTCATCCGGATTTGAGCAGACGGCGAATGATCTCGGTTATGAAGTTCTCAACACCGGCCCGTTCCCCAAAGGTAACAATGCCGGTGCAATGGGGCAGGTACCGAAAGCTAATGAGTTCGCTTTCTCAAACGATGCCGGCGCAATATCACATGCTATTGAGGATGCCACTGGAATAGTCGTGGCACAAGTGGAGACATACAGGCCGGAGGGCGTGAGGGGAATCGATGAGAGCTTCGGTAGAGCATCCTCAGACCTCACTCAGAAGAAGTTGATGGCTCGAGCGTTCGCCAAAGCAAGTGGAATCTACGATCTCGTGATGGAAGGAACCTCACTCGAGGAAGCTTCTGAGCAGCTGGTAGCGGAGTACGACGTCACAGAGATGATTTCCCGTAAAGGAACAATACGAAAGCTGGGACGCGATCCTAATTTCCTCGGTGCAGCTTTCAAGCTCAGCTCCGACAACCCGATCAGCGGTCCAATTATGACCGGTAAAGGAGCCGCGGTCGTCAAGTTCCTCGATAGGCAGGCAGCAAACCTGCAGGATTTCGCTAGTGAACAAGATACAATAAAACAGCGGATGATCGGCACGATTCGGCAGCAGGACTACCAACAGTGGTTCGGAAAACTGCAGGATGCGAGTAATGTGAAGGACTATCGCGATCAGCTATACGGCAGCTATTGA